The Tautonia plasticadhaerens nucleotide sequence CCGCAGTTCCGGGGCGATCACCGATCGAGTCCGGCATGACCGCCCCGCTCGGCCTGGCCTACGAGTGCGACCTGCCCGGCTGCCCCCAGTTGGCCTCGTTGTACTGCGCCGATCCCCCCCTGGGGATCGTCAGGGTCTCCCACGCCTCCCCGGCGTGGATGCGGGCGACCTGGACGATCTGGCCGACGTGGTAGCACGTGTGGCCCAGGGAGCGACTCAGCGCCAGCGGCACTGAATGCGGCTCGCCCCGGATCGTGACGGTCACCTCCAGGTCGTCCGGGCCGAGGCTCCGGAGCGTCTCGAACAGGCAGGCCCAGCCCCGCTCCCAGGTCTCCAGGAGTTCCGCCCGGCTGGCGGGGGCGTCCTCGAACTCGCCGTCCCGGTTGCGCCAGGGCTTCTCGCCGTCGGTGGCCAGGAAGTCGGTCCAGCGGGAGGCCAGGTTTCCCGAGACGTGCCGCATGATGACTGCGATCGAGTTGGTGTGCTCGTCCGGCGGGACGTGGAGCATGTCGTCGGGCACCTGCTCGACGGCCCGATCCGCCAGGCGCTTGTTGGCCTCGAAGGTGTTGATGATGGCGGCGAGGAACTCGGCGGCGATGTCCATGCGGTGCACCCGTATCGATGACGCTCGTGCTCTCCCCCGAGCGGCGTCCGACGACGCCGGATGGTCAGCGAGCGGCACCGCCCATCCGGCGTCGTCGGACGCCAGGTCGACGATCGTCCGCCGTCCGGCGTCG carries:
- a CDS encoding DUF1572 family protein, which gives rise to MDIAAEFLAAIINTFEANKRLADRAVEQVPDDMLHVPPDEHTNSIAVIMRHVSGNLASRWTDFLATDGEKPWRNRDGEFEDAPASRAELLETWERGWACLFETLRSLGPDDLEVTVTIRGEPHSVPLALSRSLGHTCYHVGQIVQVARIHAGEAWETLTIPRGGSAQYNEANWGQPGRSHS